The Schistocerca americana isolate TAMUIC-IGC-003095 chromosome 9, iqSchAmer2.1, whole genome shotgun sequence genome includes the window TTTTGAGAACAACGTACTTTGTTTATGTCtataaaatgaaatgtttcattttccatgtgaattagcttaatttttctctGACATGTGGTTTATGAAGCACAAAAAAGCCGAAATAGCTTCGTAAATATTGGTTTCCGTAAAAAATGGTACACTATTACCTACAAGCCGTTCGATTTTCTGTGCACAACGAGAAGTCACCCTGTATGCACATCTCTACATTGCGGCAAATTCATACCATCAGGCGAAATGTTCAAAGGATGGATGCAAACAGTACTAATTGAAATAGTCCTCTGAATCCATATGCGTTGTTTGTCAGCATCTGTAGCAGAGTCTttcattatattatttttattatattattttattacattatttcattttttttggtGGTTTTTTGGTACTCCTCCCACAGTTCTTTTAATTCGCGAACCAGCTCCACCGCTTCCTTGCCATTGCGGTGTGCTCTTTCTATGGCCGGCAAGGACCTGAGGATCACATCGGGGATCTGCTTGGAGTACAGCAATCCCTGTTCTCGAAGCTGTTGCACCATCTCCACGACGGTAGCAACATCGTCATATGTGGAATATACACCAGATATGAGCGAACTCAATCTGTTGAAATAATGGCACCATGCGGTGTCATCAAAAGAGCAAAAGGCGTACGATGCCTTGATCATAGTGGAGATGAAGGTGCTCCATTCAAACGCCTCAACCTGAAATAATAAGATGATTTCATTATTACATGCAGACATCATTACTTGGTGCATTAATTACATGGTTGGTAAGGAAATGCAAACTTACGTTCATAGAATTTCTAGCTTTtggcaacgttgactggaatactgtctttgaaattgtgATAGTAGcaagcgtaaaatacagggagcggaaggctttTCGAATTGTACAGAATCCTGACGGCAGTTATAAgcatcgaggggcatgaaagggaagcagttgttgagaagggagtgggacagggttgtagcttgtcgCCGATGCTATTCTATATGGACAaggagcaaccagtaaaggaaaccaaagtaaAATCTGGAGAAGGAATCAAAGTACAGGGTCAAAGGTGGTAAAGGACTTgaaggagcagctgaacagaatggtcaTTGTCTTTAAAGGttggtacaagatgaacatcaacaaaacaaagcaaGGGTAATGGGATGTTGTCAGGTGGAGCTGGAGGAATCagcttaggaaacgagacgcttaatgCACTAGATGAGTTTACTTATTTGGGCAGTGAAATAGCGGATGATGACCGAAAGgtaaatgatataaaatgtagtttggcaatggtaagaaaagtgtttctgaagaagaaaggttttttaacatcgaacatagatttaagtgttaggatgtctttttgaaaacatttgtatggggtgtagcgttgtatgggagtgaaacgtggaagCTAAGCAGTGTAATCAAGAAGTGAATAGAAACTTTTGGAAAATGGTGCTACAGGAGTgtgctgaaaattagatgtgtaGAGCACGTAACTCATGAGGAGATACTAAACAGAACTGGGGGGAAGAAACTTTGTGGTACAATCTAACTAGAAGAAGGAGTCAGTTAataggacacatactgagacataagggatcaccaatttaaaatAACGGGGAAGTGTGTGGAGGGAAgtgtatttgtgtgtatgtgtgcgcgcgcacgcgcgcgcgcgcgcgcgcgcgcgcgtgtgtgtgtgtgtgtgtgtgtgtgtgtgtgtgtgtgtgtctgtgtgtgtgagggtgaggggggggggggggtcgtagagggaggtcaagagctgaatacagtaagcaggttcagaaggatgtagattgcagtatttattcggggatgaagaggtttgcacaggatagagtagcacggagagctgaatcaaaccagtctatggactgaagaccacaacaacaacaacatgtatgagATTGCAGCCTTTCTCGGAGTGttccaatgatgaattcttctcgggttatcaccgATTGGTGGTGTCGACTTGTCGCAACGTTTCTATGAGTTTTGTACCCACCATTTTCTGGCGAaaatcatcgaaacgttgcgacaagacgacgccaccactcggctgataacccgagaagaattcatcaacaacaagatggtTCATTGGAGAGCTGacattatgactacctacttaGGAGCATCATCGTCCAAGTTTAGGGTGCAACACAACAGCAATTCTTCCCGATTTGGATTCAAAAAGCCCATTGTAGATGTACGAAGGTACGTGTTACCAAACGTCTACTCGCACGTCACCGATTGGTAATGCGCGTGCAAGCAGTTTGTGAGCGCAGAACTGGCACTCACTAGCGATACATATGTATGTCCTCCGGGGCAGAATTGGTGGCCAAGACTTCATCCTCAAATGACTATAGCACGTTTGTAGCTTTGTGAAACGGGTACTTAACCTGCTGAACGTCGCCACCGCCgcctgggaagacatcaagcgtcgTCGCCATAATGTTCACGTGACCCACAGCTGTCGTGGTGCCTTCAGTCGCTTCCTATGGTCCCATGGAGCACCAGGAGCCCAGCGTACTACTGTCCCCATCTGCATGCGCCCACCGCGCACTTCGTGTTTCGCGGAGTCGTTCCCCCAGAAGACGGGGTTCCCGGTCACACCATCGACTTTGTTTAAAGAGAATCCTGAGTCATCTGACTGGGCGACTCGTTACCATAGATCTACAGtcttcatctacactactggccattagaattgctacaccaagaagaaatgcagatgataaacgggaattcattggacaaacatattatactagaactgacatgtgattacattttcacgcaatttgggtgcatagatcccgagaaatcagtacccagaacaaccacctctggccgtaataacggccttgattcgcctgggcaatgagtcaaacagagtttaaatggcgtgtacaggtacagctgcccatgcagcttcaacacgatacaacagttcatcaagagtagtgactggcgtattgtgacgagccggttgctcggccaccattgaccagacgttttcagttggtgagagatctggagaatgtgctggccaaggcagcagtcgaacattttctgtatccagaaaggcccgtacaggacctgaaacatgcggtcgtgcattatcctgctgaaatgtagggtttcgcagggatcgaatgaaggctaaagccatgggttgtaacacacctgaaatgtaacgtccaccgttcaaagtgccgtcaatgcgaacaataagtgaccgagacgtgtaaccaatggcaccctacgccatcacgccgggtgatacgacagtatggcgatgacgaatacacgcttccagtgtgcattcaccgcgatgtcgccaaacacggatgcgaccatcatgacgctgtaaacagaacgtggattcattcgaaaaaatgacgtttcgccattcgtgcacccatgttcgtcgttgagtacaccaccgcaggcgctcctgtctgtgatgcagcgtctagggtaaccgcagccaccgtctccgagctgatagtccatgttgctgcgtacgtcgtcgaattgttagtgcagagggttgttgtcttgcaaacgtccccatctgttgactcagggatcgagacgtggctgcacgatccgttacagccatgcggataagatgcctgtcatctcgactgctagtgacacgaggccgttgggatccagcacggcgttccgtattaccctcctgaacccaccgattccatattctgctaacagtcattggatctcgaccaacgcgagcagcaatgtcgcgatacactAAACCGctatcgccataggctacaatccgacctttatcaaagtcggaaacgtaatggtacgcatttctcctccttactcgtggcatcacaacaacgtttcaccaggcaacgccggtcaactgccttttgtgtatgagaaatcgtttggaaactttcctcatgtctgcaaattgtacgtgtcgccactggcgccaaccttgtgtgaatgctctgaaaagctaatcatttgcatgtcacagcttcttcttcctgtcggttaaatttcgcgtctgtagcacgtcatcttcgtggtgtagcagttttaatgacatgCAGTGTACctacatccacatagatactccgcagtccaccgtaCGGCGCGTAGCTGGGGGTATCTCATACCACTACTagcctttcctttcctgttccactcgcagacagagcgaggggagaacgacagtctatatgcctccgtgtgagccctaatccCTTGTGTCTTATAtccgtggtccttacgcgtaatgtatgcTGGAGACAGTGTAATCGTTCTACAGTCATCTTCAAATGACTGTAGTTAAAATTTtcgcaatagtgttcctcgaaaagaacgtcgcctttcctccagggatcaaaaaaatgttcaaatgtgtgtgaaatcttatgggacttaactgctaaggtcattagtccctaagcttacacactacttaacctaaattatcctaagggcaaacacacacccatgcccgagtgaggactcgaacctccgccgggatcagccgcacagtccatgactgcagcgccttagacagcacgGCTAACCCCTCGCGGCTCCAGGGATCTCCATCTGACTTcctaaagcatctccgtaacactagcgtaat containing:
- the LOC124551300 gene encoding uncharacterized protein LOC124551300 — protein: MRSATVAILLCLLAATSQVEAFEWSTFISTMIKASYAFCSFDDTAWCHYFNRLSSLISGVYSTYDDVATVVEMVQQLREQGLLYSKQIPDVILRSLPAIERAHRNGKEAVELVRELKELWEEYQKTTKKNEIM